In Xanthomonas sacchari, a genomic segment contains:
- a CDS encoding TorF family putative porin, giving the protein MRPARTVALAVALGSAAPAWAGTASANLAATSNYVSRGFEQSWGRPVLQGGLDVASDSGWFAGTWASGVSPYFIEGGHLEWDVYAGYAASRGDWGWRAGVYHYAYPGARMSASGTRYDYGEAIVAGRWRTLELSYASTWTRDYFGYNSATLGVGQGRHSRGSGYLALDATLPLAPDWQASVHAGHQHVRHFADYGWTDARLGLSRTWRGTEFALSYARAWNSAGVYRRYTTGVADGDGRVHVSNPIDGAWAFTIKRSFTL; this is encoded by the coding sequence GTGAGGCCGGCGCGTACGGTAGCGCTGGCGGTGGCGCTGGGCAGCGCCGCACCGGCCTGGGCCGGGACCGCCAGCGCCAATCTGGCGGCGACCTCGAACTACGTCTCGCGCGGGTTCGAGCAGAGCTGGGGCCGGCCGGTGCTGCAGGGCGGGCTGGACGTGGCCAGCGACAGCGGTTGGTTCGCCGGCACCTGGGCGTCGGGGGTGAGCCCGTACTTCATCGAAGGCGGGCACCTGGAGTGGGACGTGTACGCCGGCTACGCGGCCAGCCGCGGCGACTGGGGCTGGCGCGCCGGGGTCTACCACTACGCCTATCCCGGCGCGCGCATGAGCGCCAGCGGCACCCGCTACGACTACGGCGAGGCGATCGTCGCCGGGCGCTGGCGCACGCTGGAGTTGTCTTACGCCAGCACCTGGACCCGCGACTATTTCGGCTACAACAGCGCCACGCTGGGCGTCGGCCAGGGCCGGCATTCGCGCGGCTCCGGCTACCTGGCATTGGACGCCACGCTGCCGCTGGCACCGGACTGGCAGGCGAGCGTGCATGCCGGCCACCAGCACGTGCGCCATTTCGCCGACTACGGCTGGACCGATGCGCGCCTGGGCCTGAGCCGCACCTGGCGCGGCACCGAGTTCGCGCTGAGCTACGCGCGCGCCTGGAACAGCGCCGGGGTGTACCGCCGCTACACCACCGGCGTGGCCGACGGCGATGGCCGGGTGCATGTATCCAATCCGATCGACGGCGCCTGGGCGTTCACGATCAAGCGCAGTTTCACGCTGTAG
- a CDS encoding methyl-accepting chemotaxis protein has product MSTPSPHRRRGSVAKRLMLGTGLLALACFGLTAMIIYWRSSDALLSTSRTSIENLAQLEAQRVSREIGVAFDASEALANSFRVQHGAGGLSRDTATAVLRSQLDAHPQWLGISTMWEPDAFDGNDKGFVGAEGHDATGRYMTWWSRQNGTLVREALRDYEKPGDGDWYLLARNTHKPVVIEPYYYPVAGKDTLMTTLATPILENGRFLGVVTVDFTLDTLQRRIAALRPMGEGYASLLSPRGVVMASRDPQQVGKTRNDAWSKDMLARVAKGQVVFDHRRSDGEDALSVFVPLKIGDAPQAFALGISVPYALVMAKARALLWTIAAVGLLSALLLSGALYLLLRRQVLDPLAEAVRVSSAVAAGRLDSQVRHRRDDELGQLLDAMGSMQAQLQAVMQAQAEMAQRHDAGEMSYRMDAARFPGEYGRMVHGTNALVAAHVDVQRRLVEVMAQYAIGNMQVDMEPLPGEKAAITEAMRTTKRSLQAINQAITELAQAAASGDFSRRGDAERFQYDFRGMVVGLNGLMELTEGNLSALSALLRAVAQGDLTARMHGEFHGVFAQMRDDANATVEQLTGIVGRIQQATTAINTAASEIAAGNDDLSRRTEQQAANLEETAASMEELTATVKQNAEHAHQASRLAQDTADVASRGGTVVEQVVETMSGISDASKKMAEIIGVIDGIAFQTNILALNAAVEAARAGEQGRGFAVVASEVRALAQRSATAAHEIKGLIDASVGKIDDGTALVNGAGDTMREVVASVRRVTDIMREIAAASQEQSAGIEQVGKTIVQMDEVTQQNAALVEEATAAARAMEDQAEELQRAVALFKLAAPASGRARLELVS; this is encoded by the coding sequence ATGTCCACTCCCTCGCCGCATCGCCGTCGCGGCAGCGTCGCCAAACGCCTGATGCTGGGTACCGGCCTGCTCGCGCTGGCCTGCTTCGGCCTGACCGCGATGATCATCTACTGGCGCAGCAGCGACGCGCTGCTGTCGACCTCGCGCACCAGCATCGAGAACCTGGCGCAACTGGAAGCGCAGCGCGTGTCGCGCGAGATCGGCGTGGCCTTCGACGCCAGCGAGGCGCTGGCCAACAGCTTCCGCGTGCAGCACGGCGCCGGCGGCCTGTCGCGTGACACCGCCACGGCAGTGTTGCGCAGCCAGCTCGACGCGCATCCGCAGTGGTTGGGCATCAGCACCATGTGGGAGCCGGACGCGTTCGACGGCAACGACAAAGGCTTTGTCGGCGCCGAGGGCCACGACGCCACCGGCCGCTACATGACCTGGTGGTCGCGGCAGAACGGCACGCTGGTCCGCGAGGCGCTGCGCGACTACGAGAAGCCCGGCGACGGCGACTGGTACCTGCTGGCGCGCAACACGCACAAGCCGGTGGTGATCGAGCCGTACTACTACCCGGTGGCCGGCAAGGACACGCTGATGACCACGCTGGCCACGCCGATTCTGGAGAACGGCCGTTTCCTGGGCGTGGTCACCGTCGACTTCACCCTCGATACCCTGCAGCGGCGCATCGCCGCGCTGCGGCCGATGGGCGAGGGCTATGCCAGTCTGCTGTCGCCGCGGGGCGTGGTGATGGCCAGCCGCGATCCGCAGCAGGTCGGCAAGACCCGCAACGACGCCTGGTCGAAGGACATGCTGGCGCGCGTGGCCAAGGGCCAGGTGGTGTTCGACCATCGCCGCAGCGACGGCGAGGACGCGCTGAGCGTGTTCGTGCCGCTGAAGATCGGCGATGCGCCGCAGGCGTTCGCGCTGGGCATCTCGGTGCCGTACGCACTGGTGATGGCCAAGGCGCGCGCGCTGTTGTGGACCATCGCCGCGGTCGGCCTGCTTTCGGCGCTGTTGCTGAGCGGCGCGCTGTACCTGCTGCTGCGCCGGCAGGTGCTCGACCCGCTGGCCGAGGCGGTGCGGGTGTCCTCCGCGGTCGCCGCCGGGCGCCTGGACAGCCAGGTCCGGCACCGTCGCGACGACGAACTGGGCCAGTTGCTGGACGCGATGGGCAGCATGCAGGCGCAGCTGCAGGCGGTGATGCAGGCGCAGGCGGAGATGGCGCAGCGCCACGACGCCGGCGAGATGAGCTACCGGATGGACGCCGCGCGCTTCCCCGGCGAGTACGGGCGCATGGTCCACGGCACCAACGCGCTGGTCGCCGCGCACGTGGACGTGCAGCGGCGCCTGGTCGAGGTGATGGCGCAGTACGCGATCGGCAACATGCAGGTGGACATGGAACCGCTGCCGGGCGAAAAGGCGGCGATCACCGAGGCGATGCGCACGACCAAGCGCAGCCTGCAGGCGATCAACCAGGCCATCACCGAACTGGCGCAGGCCGCGGCCTCGGGCGATTTCTCCCGGCGCGGCGACGCCGAGCGCTTCCAGTACGACTTCCGCGGCATGGTGGTCGGGCTGAACGGCCTGATGGAGCTGACCGAAGGCAACCTCTCGGCCCTGTCGGCGCTGTTGCGCGCCGTGGCCCAGGGCGATCTCACCGCGCGCATGCACGGCGAGTTCCATGGCGTGTTCGCGCAGATGCGCGACGACGCCAATGCCACCGTGGAGCAGCTGACTGGCATCGTCGGCCGCATCCAGCAGGCCACCACCGCGATCAACACCGCCGCCAGCGAGATCGCCGCCGGCAACGACGACCTGTCGCGCCGCACCGAGCAGCAGGCGGCCAATCTGGAAGAGACCGCGGCCTCGATGGAGGAACTGACCGCCACGGTGAAGCAGAACGCCGAGCATGCGCACCAGGCCAGCCGCCTGGCCCAGGACACCGCCGACGTGGCCTCGCGCGGCGGTACGGTGGTCGAGCAGGTGGTGGAGACCATGTCCGGGATTTCCGACGCGTCGAAGAAGATGGCCGAGATCATCGGCGTGATCGACGGCATCGCCTTCCAGACCAACATCCTGGCGCTCAATGCCGCAGTGGAGGCGGCGCGCGCCGGCGAGCAGGGCCGCGGCTTCGCGGTGGTGGCGAGCGAGGTGCGCGCGCTGGCGCAGCGCTCGGCGACCGCCGCGCACGAGATCAAGGGCCTGATCGATGCCTCGGTCGGCAAGATCGACGACGGCACCGCGCTGGTCAACGGCGCCGGCGACACCATGCGCGAGGTGGTGGCCAGCGTGCGCCGGGTCACCGACATCATGCGCGAGATCGCCGCCGCCTCGCAGGAACAGAGCGCCGGCATCGAACAGGTGGGCAAGACCATCGTGCAGATGGACGAGGTGACCCAGCAGAACGCCGCGCTGGTCGAGGAGGCCACCGCGGCGGCGCGGGCGATGGAGGATCAGGCCGAGGAACTGCAACGCGCGGTGGCGCTGTTCAAGCTCGCCGCGCCCGCGTCGGGCCGGGCGCGGCTGGAACTGGTGTCGTGA
- a CDS encoding DUF3228 family protein, which produces MSIVLTPFARTRLFPRDGRRNAIQDCTPEQFEQHLNAHAPLQVLDGYAPFCKLHVHRNWTSTRCLTVPITDANRRLLRSGYEARSREELPVLVRWFEGVEPPVAEYLLPILYSRAQLAHEGAPIEADWGVVGCLYTAEPQEIPMAPITMLRNALGVEEGGSGVPLDRDAYRRSVAFWEHNANWRP; this is translated from the coding sequence ATGTCCATCGTCCTCACGCCGTTCGCCCGCACCCGCCTGTTCCCGCGCGATGGGCGCCGCAATGCGATCCAGGATTGCACGCCGGAGCAGTTCGAGCAGCACCTCAACGCGCATGCGCCGCTGCAGGTGCTGGACGGCTACGCGCCGTTCTGCAAGCTGCACGTGCACCGCAACTGGACCTCGACGCGCTGCCTGACCGTGCCGATCACCGACGCCAACCGGCGCCTGCTGCGTTCCGGCTACGAGGCGCGCAGCCGTGAGGAGTTGCCGGTGCTGGTGCGCTGGTTCGAGGGCGTCGAGCCGCCGGTGGCCGAGTACCTGCTGCCGATCCTCTACAGCCGCGCGCAACTCGCGCACGAGGGCGCGCCGATCGAGGCCGACTGGGGCGTGGTCGGTTGCCTGTACACCGCCGAGCCGCAGGAGATTCCGATGGCGCCGATCACCATGCTGCGCAATGCGCTGGGCGTGGAGGAGGGTGGCTCGGGCGTACCGCTGGATCGCGACGCTTATCGGCGCAGCGTGGCGTTCTGGGAACACAACGCCAACTGGCGTCCGTAA
- a CDS encoding M14 family metallopeptidase, whose product MTSAAFYPIGTPGVPWGAAEKAAWLATQPRRRSYQDEVVAAIERLRGPWEVVEYGELAYAQARYPLLALRSRGWDDALPCMLVTGGVHGYETSGVHGALQFAQQHAEDYAGRANVLVAPCVSPWAYERIHRWNADALDPNRSFRADSPAQESAALLRLVAPLRDRVRMHIDLHETTDSDESEFRPALAARDGVAYAPGGIPDGFYLVGDSDNPQPAFQQAVLAAVAQVTHIAPADAAGELIGTPLAAPGVINYPVKRLGLCAGITDARYATTTEVYPDSASATPQQCNAAQVAAVRAAIDYALAHP is encoded by the coding sequence ATGACCAGTGCAGCCTTCTATCCGATCGGAACCCCCGGCGTGCCCTGGGGCGCCGCCGAGAAGGCGGCCTGGCTGGCCACGCAGCCGCGCCGGCGCAGCTACCAGGACGAGGTGGTCGCGGCCATCGAGCGCCTGCGCGGGCCATGGGAGGTGGTCGAGTACGGCGAACTGGCGTACGCGCAGGCGCGCTATCCGCTGCTGGCGCTGCGCAGCCGCGGCTGGGACGATGCGCTGCCGTGCATGCTGGTCACCGGCGGCGTGCACGGCTACGAGACCAGCGGCGTGCACGGCGCGTTGCAGTTCGCACAGCAGCATGCCGAGGACTACGCCGGCCGCGCCAACGTGCTGGTGGCGCCGTGCGTGAGTCCCTGGGCGTACGAGCGCATCCACCGCTGGAACGCCGATGCGTTGGATCCCAACCGTTCGTTCCGCGCCGACAGCCCGGCGCAGGAGTCGGCGGCGCTGCTGCGCCTGGTCGCGCCGCTGCGCGATCGGGTGCGCATGCACATCGACCTGCACGAGACCACCGACAGCGACGAGTCCGAGTTCCGCCCGGCGCTGGCCGCGCGCGATGGCGTCGCCTACGCGCCCGGCGGCATTCCCGACGGCTTCTACCTGGTCGGCGACAGCGACAATCCGCAGCCGGCGTTCCAGCAGGCGGTGCTGGCCGCGGTGGCGCAGGTCACCCATATCGCCCCGGCCGACGCCGCCGGCGAACTCATCGGCACGCCGCTGGCGGCGCCGGGGGTCATCAACTATCCGGTGAAGCGGCTGGGGCTGTGCGCGGGCATCACCGACGCGCGCTACGCCACCACCACCGAGGTCTACCCGGACAGCGCCAGCGCCACGCCGCAGCAGTGCAACGCCGCACAGGTGGCGGCGGTGCGCGCGGCGATCGACTACGCCCTGGCGCATCCGTAG
- a CDS encoding alpha-amylase family protein, whose amino-acid sequence MLVGLLLLLATASAQADVILHAFNWRYATVEARAAQIAAAGYRKVLVAPAYRSQGDAWWARYQPQDMRLIDNPLGDTDAFASMVQALKAVGVETYADVVLNHMANEAATRADLNYPGSAVLGQYAANPQRYASLRLFGDLSQNFLSASDFGPAQCITDYNDSYQVRTYRICGGGSDPGLPDLGGNDWVVQQQRNYLLALKALGVTGFRIDAAKHMTFDHLNKVLDAQVRAGVLVFGEVITGGGSGNADYDQFLAPYLQATPHAAYDFPLFNSVRNAFAYGGSMDLLVDPGAYGQALPGARAVTFAITHDIPNNAGFRYAIMDPVDETLAYAYLLGRDGGVPMVYSDNNESGDNRWVNAYQREDLKRMVGFHNAAQGRDMQVLAHGACYLLFRRGDLGIVGINKCGDTVTAAVPMNGSVLRWNVDYTDALGSGSVVRISSGSYTFSLPPRQARMWQR is encoded by the coding sequence CTGCTGGTCGGCCTGCTGCTGCTCCTGGCCACCGCCAGCGCCCAGGCCGACGTCATCCTGCACGCGTTCAACTGGCGCTACGCCACCGTGGAAGCGCGCGCCGCGCAGATCGCCGCCGCCGGCTACCGCAAGGTGCTGGTGGCGCCGGCCTACCGCTCGCAGGGCGACGCCTGGTGGGCGCGCTACCAGCCGCAGGACATGCGCCTGATCGACAACCCGCTCGGCGACACCGATGCCTTCGCCAGCATGGTGCAGGCGCTGAAGGCGGTCGGCGTGGAGACCTATGCCGACGTGGTGCTCAACCACATGGCCAACGAGGCGGCCACGCGCGCGGACCTGAACTACCCGGGCAGCGCGGTACTCGGCCAGTACGCCGCCAATCCGCAGCGCTATGCGTCGCTGCGGCTGTTCGGCGACCTGTCGCAGAATTTCCTCAGCGCCAGCGATTTCGGCCCGGCGCAGTGCATCACCGACTACAACGATTCCTACCAGGTGCGCACCTACCGCATCTGCGGCGGCGGCAGCGATCCCGGCCTGCCGGACCTGGGCGGCAACGACTGGGTGGTGCAGCAGCAGCGCAACTACCTGCTGGCGCTGAAGGCGCTGGGCGTGACCGGCTTCCGCATCGACGCGGCCAAGCACATGACCTTCGACCATCTGAACAAGGTGCTCGACGCGCAGGTGCGCGCCGGCGTGCTGGTGTTCGGCGAGGTGATCACCGGCGGCGGCAGCGGCAATGCCGACTACGACCAGTTCCTGGCGCCGTACCTGCAGGCCACCCCGCACGCGGCCTACGACTTCCCGCTGTTCAATTCGGTGCGCAACGCCTTCGCCTACGGCGGCAGCATGGACCTGCTGGTGGATCCGGGCGCCTATGGCCAGGCGCTGCCGGGCGCGCGTGCAGTGACCTTCGCCATCACCCACGACATCCCCAACAACGCCGGTTTCCGCTACGCGATCATGGATCCGGTCGACGAGACCCTGGCCTACGCCTACCTGCTCGGCCGCGACGGCGGCGTGCCGATGGTGTACTCGGACAACAACGAGAGCGGCGACAACCGCTGGGTCAACGCCTACCAGCGCGAGGACCTCAAGCGCATGGTCGGCTTCCACAACGCCGCGCAGGGCCGCGACATGCAGGTGCTGGCGCACGGTGCCTGCTACCTGCTGTTCCGCCGCGGCGACCTGGGCATCGTCGGCATCAACAAGTGCGGCGACACCGTCACCGCCGCGGTGCCGATGAACGGCAGCGTGCTGCGCTGGAACGTCGACTACACCGATGCGCTGGGCTCCGGCAGCGTGGTGCGCATTTCCAGCGGCAGCTACACCTTCAGCCTGCCGCCGCGGCAGGCGCGGATGTGGCAGCGCTGA
- the metF gene encoding methylenetetrahydrofolate reductase [NAD(P)H] has protein sequence MTAISFEFYPPKTDEQRAQLDRTAARLKAHAPEYVSCTFGAGGSTLSYTSETVRHLKQHHRFEAAPHLSCVGGSREEIRELLKLYRAIGCRRLVALRGDLPSGMGHPGDLRYAADLIAFIRAEHGDAFRLEVGAYPETHPQANDALSDLRHFKAKVDAGADAAITQYFYNADAYFHFVDAVRKLGVQIPIVPGIMPISNFSQLRRFSEQCGAEIPRWIGKRMQAYGDDAEAIREFGADVVATLCQRLIDGGAPGLHFYTLNLAKPTTSVLARLRSAGGAG, from the coding sequence ATGACCGCCATCAGCTTCGAGTTCTATCCGCCCAAGACCGACGAACAGCGCGCGCAGCTCGACCGCACCGCCGCGCGGTTGAAGGCCCACGCGCCGGAGTACGTGTCCTGCACCTTCGGCGCCGGCGGCTCGACCCTGAGCTACACCTCCGAGACCGTGCGCCACCTCAAGCAGCACCATCGCTTCGAGGCCGCGCCGCACCTGTCCTGCGTGGGCGGCAGCCGCGAGGAGATCCGCGAACTGCTCAAGCTGTATCGCGCCATCGGCTGCCGCCGCCTGGTCGCGCTGCGCGGCGACCTGCCGTCCGGCATGGGCCACCCGGGCGACCTGCGCTACGCCGCCGACCTGATCGCCTTCATCCGCGCCGAGCACGGCGATGCCTTCCGCCTGGAAGTGGGCGCGTACCCGGAGACGCATCCGCAGGCCAACGACGCGCTCAGCGACCTGCGCCACTTCAAGGCCAAGGTCGACGCCGGCGCCGATGCGGCCATCACCCAGTACTTCTACAACGCCGACGCCTACTTCCACTTCGTCGACGCGGTGCGCAAGCTCGGCGTGCAGATCCCGATCGTGCCCGGCATCATGCCGATCTCCAACTTCAGCCAGCTGCGCCGCTTCTCCGAGCAGTGCGGCGCGGAAATCCCGCGCTGGATCGGCAAGCGCATGCAGGCCTACGGCGACGATGCCGAGGCCATCCGCGAGTTCGGTGCAGACGTGGTCGCCACGCTGTGCCAGCGCCTGATCGACGGCGGCGCGCCCGGGCTGCATTTCTACACGCTCAACCTGGCCAAGCCGACCACCAGCGTGCTGGCGCGCCTGCGCTCAGCCGGCGGCGCCGGCTGA
- a CDS encoding DUF4124 domain-containing protein encodes MRALPPMPLLLCLCMFALPAAAQRVNRCSGPDGTTVFSDRRCEDVGAIDRLPPPAAPGNVGGSTGDPAPPQCVRRLSVLAQQIRTAVATRDVNRLSALYWWNGVSDAGAQRILDRLDAIVRRPLVAIVPVLPDDAAETAAATPAAAAETPMPGTPDGDGTDGPPRRRATGLRLQQTLSGSITPASTVLGLRRQYDCFWISF; translated from the coding sequence ATGCGCGCCCTTCCGCCGATGCCGCTGCTCCTGTGCCTGTGCATGTTCGCGCTGCCCGCCGCGGCGCAGCGGGTGAATCGCTGCAGCGGCCCCGACGGCACCACCGTGTTCAGCGATCGCCGCTGCGAGGACGTCGGCGCGATCGACCGACTGCCGCCACCGGCCGCGCCCGGCAACGTCGGCGGCAGCACCGGCGATCCGGCGCCGCCGCAGTGCGTGCGCCGGCTCAGCGTGCTGGCACAGCAGATCCGCACCGCGGTGGCGACCCGCGACGTCAACCGGCTGTCGGCGCTGTACTGGTGGAACGGCGTCTCCGACGCCGGCGCGCAACGCATTCTCGACCGGCTCGACGCGATCGTGCGCCGTCCGCTGGTCGCGATCGTGCCGGTATTGCCGGACGACGCGGCAGAGACCGCGGCCGCCACGCCCGCCGCAGCCGCGGAAACGCCGATGCCGGGCACGCCGGACGGCGACGGCACCGACGGCCCACCGCGCCGGCGCGCGACCGGCCTGCGCCTGCAACAGACCTTGAGCGGCAGCATTACCCCGGCGTCCACCGTGCTGGGGCTGCGCCGGCAGTACGACTGTTTCTGGATCAGTTTTTGA
- a CDS encoding Nudix family hydrolase — MSEPLRSIHVVAGVITDARGRILLARRTEGRDLAGLWEFPGGKREPGETSEQALVRELQEELGIEAVVGDWLMEVPQRYPDKRLRLEVRQVLSWKGTPRGREGQALTWVAADKLGRYPMPPADQPVVAMLRQPACYLVTPEPAEPGPWLTALERALDAGVRRVQLRARGLPAEQWAPLARTAAALCATRGAQVLLNRDVALAQELGVGVHLGAEQLPQWQARPLPDGQPVAASCHSLEELQAAQRLGCDFAVVGPLAATASHPGAATLGWEAFERLREQVALPIYPIGGLAPTQVAEARRHGGQGIAAIRGLWPLAADVA, encoded by the coding sequence ATGTCCGAACCGCTCAGATCCATCCATGTCGTCGCCGGCGTCATCACCGATGCGCGCGGCCGTATCCTGCTCGCCCGCCGCACCGAGGGCCGCGACCTGGCCGGCCTGTGGGAATTCCCCGGCGGCAAGCGCGAGCCCGGCGAAACCTCGGAGCAGGCGCTGGTGCGCGAACTGCAGGAGGAGCTGGGCATCGAGGCGGTGGTCGGCGACTGGCTGATGGAGGTGCCGCAGCGCTATCCGGACAAGCGGCTGCGCCTGGAAGTGCGCCAGGTACTGTCGTGGAAGGGCACGCCGCGCGGCCGCGAGGGCCAGGCGCTGACCTGGGTGGCCGCGGACAAGCTGGGCCGCTACCCGATGCCGCCGGCCGACCAGCCGGTGGTGGCGATGCTGCGCCAGCCCGCCTGCTACCTGGTGACGCCGGAGCCGGCCGAGCCAGGCCCCTGGTTGACGGCGCTGGAGCGCGCGCTGGACGCCGGCGTGCGCCGCGTGCAGTTGCGCGCGCGCGGCCTGCCGGCCGAGCAATGGGCGCCACTGGCGCGGACCGCGGCGGCGCTGTGCGCGACGCGTGGCGCACAGGTGCTGCTCAACCGCGACGTGGCGCTGGCGCAGGAACTGGGCGTGGGCGTGCACCTGGGCGCGGAGCAGCTGCCGCAGTGGCAGGCGCGTCCGTTGCCGGACGGGCAGCCGGTGGCCGCGTCCTGCCACAGTCTCGAGGAATTGCAGGCGGCGCAGCGCCTCGGCTGCGATTTCGCGGTGGTGGGGCCGCTGGCGGCCACCGCGAGCCATCCGGGCGCCGCAACGCTGGGCTGGGAAGCGTTCGAGCGCCTGCGCGAGCAGGTCGCCCTGCCGATCTACCCGATCGGTGGCCTGGCGCCGACCCAGGTGGCCGAGGCGCGCCGCCACGGCGGCCAGGGCATCGCCGCGATCCGCGGACTATGGCCGTTGGCGGCCGATGTGGCATGA
- a CDS encoding VOC family protein, which translates to MQPSPSLELKVFVPARDVALSARFYAALGFAPEPLGDGLICFRHGDRCAFLLQDFYHEGLAHHLVLHLWVEDADAWWRRLQATDLAGLYGARLGDPEDRPWGMRDFTLHDPGGVLWRIGHRLDA; encoded by the coding sequence GTGCAACCGTCCCCCAGCCTGGAACTGAAGGTGTTCGTGCCGGCGCGCGATGTCGCGCTGTCGGCGCGGTTCTACGCGGCACTGGGATTTGCGCCCGAGCCGCTCGGCGACGGCCTGATCTGCTTCCGCCATGGCGATCGCTGCGCGTTCCTGCTGCAGGATTTCTACCACGAAGGCTTGGCGCACCATCTCGTCCTGCATCTGTGGGTGGAGGACGCCGATGCCTGGTGGCGGCGCCTGCAGGCGACCGACCTGGCCGGCCTCTACGGCGCGCGCCTGGGCGATCCAGAGGATCGGCCCTGGGGTATGCGCGACTTCACCCTGCACGATCCCGGCGGCGTGCTGTGGCGGATCGGTCACCGCCTGGACGCCTGA